Proteins from a single region of Nitrospirota bacterium:
- a CDS encoding rhomboid family intramembrane serine protease: MIPLRDANPTRTFPIVTVGLIALNVLVFLYQAMGTANPQAFVMTYGAIPRVVLGAGAAAYSGGPWPPLTILTSMFLHGGFFHLGGNMLYLWIFGDNLEDRMGKVRYVVFYLICGAAAAGTHILTAPSSPVPMVGASGAISGVLGGYVLLFPRAKVMTLFFWGWFTRIVPLPAVWVLGIWFLMQVLNGLPSLAFANMGGVAWFAHVGGFIAGFLLVRLFAR; this comes from the coding sequence GTGATCCCCCTCCGCGACGCCAATCCCACGCGAACGTTCCCCATCGTAACGGTGGGCCTGATCGCCCTGAATGTCCTCGTATTTCTTTATCAGGCGATGGGCACGGCCAATCCCCAAGCGTTCGTCATGACGTACGGAGCCATCCCGCGGGTTGTTTTGGGCGCGGGGGCCGCCGCCTACTCCGGAGGTCCGTGGCCGCCGCTCACGATCCTCACATCGATGTTCCTGCACGGCGGGTTCTTCCACTTGGGTGGAAACATGCTCTACCTGTGGATTTTCGGCGACAACCTGGAGGACCGGATGGGGAAGGTCCGGTACGTCGTCTTCTATCTGATCTGCGGCGCGGCGGCGGCGGGGACGCACATTCTCACGGCTCCATCTTCCCCGGTACCGATGGTGGGGGCGAGCGGCGCGATTTCGGGCGTGCTGGGCGGGTACGTCCTTCTTTTCCCGCGCGCGAAGGTGATGACGCTGTTCTTCTGGGGCTGGTTCACGCGGATCGTACCGCTCCCCGCCGTGTGGGTCCTGGGCATCTGGTTTCTCATGCAGGTGTTAAACGGCCTGCCGTCCCTCGCCTTCGCGAACATGGGCGGCGTGGCATGGTTCGCCCACGTCGGCGGCTTCATCGCCGGCTTCCTCCTCGTCCGCCTCTTCGCCCGGTAG